Proteins from a genomic interval of Hydrogenophaga sp. PAMC20947:
- a CDS encoding CBS domain-containing protein, with protein MQSTTLTTFRFPEGTHIARAQPAAGQPVTLESPARAVMTDLTHVRAATISPDTPLVQARQTMIHQGVRLLFVVSQMPDVEGLITSTDLEGERPMQVLSRRGVKHGDLVVSDVMSPLTALDAIDLADLAHANVGKVVATLQHLGRRHLLVIEKARDLEGAPRVRGVISLAQVERQLGHPIPLVEMAHNFAELSASLSAV; from the coding sequence ATGCAATCGACCACCTTGACCACCTTCCGTTTTCCCGAAGGCACCCACATTGCCCGGGCACAGCCCGCGGCAGGCCAACCGGTCACGCTGGAATCCCCTGCGCGTGCGGTGATGACCGATCTGACCCATGTGCGCGCGGCCACCATCAGCCCCGACACGCCCTTGGTGCAGGCACGCCAGACCATGATTCATCAAGGCGTTCGCCTGCTGTTTGTGGTGAGCCAGATGCCCGATGTGGAAGGCCTGATCACGAGCACCGATCTTGAGGGCGAGCGTCCGATGCAGGTGTTGTCTCGCCGCGGCGTGAAACACGGCGATCTGGTGGTGTCTGACGTCATGTCGCCACTGACCGCCCTGGACGCCATCGATCTGGCTGATCTGGCGCACGCCAATGTGGGCAAGGTTGTGGCCACGCTCCAGCACCTGGGTCGGCGCCACTTGCTCGTGATCGAAAAGGCGCGCGACCTGGAAGGCGCTCCGCGGGTTCGGGGCGTGATTTCGCTGGCGCAGGTGGAGCGGCAGCTGGGCCACCCCATTCCACTGGTGGAAATGGCTCACAACTTCGCCGAACTCAGCGCCTCGCTTTCAGCGGTCTGA
- a CDS encoding enoyl-CoA hydratase-related protein: MTTPTCFSLSSTDDHVAHLVLNRPEVLNTMHPTFWRELDEILTQIHREGTARALVISSTGKHFSAGMALETFSGAIQMDDKSPEGRAAIFDTLGDMQATFTKIETLRIPVICAIQGGCIGGAVDMVTAACIRYATADAFFCIQEINIGMVADVGTLQRLPKLVPIAVVKEMAYTGRRLPASKALAYGLVNEVFDTAEAMVAAALQCAKEIASKPPIAIWGTKQAIDYTRDHSTEDSLRQMGWLQAGIWSNRHVIEAITAMKEKRAAQFPALSSLSSFKEMG; this comes from the coding sequence ATGACTACACCGACCTGCTTTTCCCTGAGCTCGACTGACGACCACGTGGCCCACCTCGTGTTGAACCGCCCCGAGGTGCTCAACACCATGCACCCCACCTTCTGGCGCGAGCTCGATGAAATCCTCACGCAGATCCACCGCGAGGGCACGGCCCGCGCCCTGGTGATCAGCAGCACCGGCAAGCATTTCTCGGCCGGCATGGCCCTGGAAACCTTCTCCGGCGCCATCCAGATGGACGACAAAAGCCCCGAAGGCCGTGCGGCCATTTTTGACACGCTGGGCGACATGCAAGCCACGTTCACCAAGATTGAGACCCTGCGCATTCCGGTGATCTGCGCGATTCAGGGCGGCTGCATTGGCGGCGCCGTGGACATGGTCACGGCGGCGTGTATCCGCTACGCCACGGCCGACGCCTTCTTCTGCATCCAGGAAATCAACATCGGCATGGTGGCCGACGTGGGCACGCTGCAGCGCCTGCCCAAGCTGGTCCCGATTGCCGTGGTGAAAGAGATGGCCTACACAGGGCGCCGCCTGCCCGCCAGCAAGGCCTTGGCCTACGGTCTGGTCAACGAGGTGTTTGACACCGCCGAAGCCATGGTGGCTGCCGCGCTGCAGTGCGCCAAGGAAATCGCCAGCAAGCCCCCCATCGCCATCTGGGGCACCAAGCAGGCCATCGACTACACCCGCGACCACTCCACCGAAGACAGCCTGCGCCAGATGGGCTGGCTGCAAGCGGGCATCTGGAGCAACCGCCATGTGATCGAGGCCATCACCGCCATGAAAGAAAAGCGCGCAGCGCAATTCCCGGCGCTGTCTTCGCTGTCGTCGTTCAAGGAAATGGGCTGA
- a CDS encoding DNA polymerase IV, translating into MLSRVSSLPLSSRPRRIAHLDMDAFFASVELLRYPQLKGLPVVIGGGRRKEDDVLAQLREAYPDRDWGPGSLDRIPVDFFPLLAGYTGRGVATTATYAARQFGVGSAMGLMKAAKLCPQAILLPVDFDEVRRISRLFKATITDIAPLMEDRGIDEVYIDFTDVPGGQREGGRVLARLIQKCIFEATGLTCSLGVAPNKLIAKMASEFKKPNGISIVTLDDLQTLIWPLPCRKVNGVGPKADEKLQKHGLHTIGDLAARERGWLINTFGKSYGAWLHEVSWGRDERPVVTSSEPVSMSRETTFERDLHAVRDRAELGAVFTRLCEQVAADLQRKGYAGKTIGIKLRYDNFQSVTRDTTIDSFTADAATIRRQAGLCLKRVDLTRRIRLLGVRVGKLVKPGTEEAQGPGYSEQETTPARTARERPSDDYTDLLFPELD; encoded by the coding sequence ATGCTTTCCAGGGTGAGCTCCCTCCCACTGTCATCGCGGCCCCGCCGCATCGCCCATCTGGACATGGACGCCTTTTTTGCGTCGGTGGAGCTGCTGCGTTATCCGCAGCTCAAAGGCTTGCCGGTGGTGATTGGCGGCGGGCGGCGCAAGGAAGACGATGTATTGGCGCAGCTGCGCGAGGCCTATCCCGATCGGGACTGGGGGCCCGGTTCGCTCGACCGCATTCCCGTCGACTTTTTCCCGCTCCTGGCGGGCTACACCGGCCGCGGCGTGGCCACCACGGCGACCTATGCGGCCAGGCAGTTCGGCGTGGGTTCGGCCATGGGCCTCATGAAAGCCGCCAAGCTGTGCCCCCAGGCGATTCTGCTGCCGGTGGACTTTGACGAGGTGCGGCGCATTTCGCGCCTGTTCAAGGCCACCATCACCGACATCGCTCCCTTGATGGAGGACCGGGGCATTGATGAGGTCTACATCGATTTCACCGATGTGCCCGGCGGGCAGCGCGAAGGCGGGCGGGTGCTGGCCCGGCTGATCCAGAAGTGCATCTTTGAGGCCACGGGCCTCACCTGCTCCCTGGGCGTGGCGCCCAACAAGCTGATCGCCAAGATGGCCAGCGAATTCAAGAAACCCAACGGCATCAGCATCGTCACCCTGGACGATCTGCAGACCCTGATCTGGCCGCTGCCTTGCCGCAAGGTCAATGGCGTGGGGCCCAAGGCGGACGAAAAGCTGCAAAAACACGGGCTTCACACCATTGGCGATCTGGCCGCCAGGGAGCGGGGATGGCTGATCAACACCTTCGGCAAAAGCTACGGGGCGTGGCTGCACGAGGTGAGCTGGGGCCGCGACGAGCGCCCGGTGGTGACCAGCAGTGAGCCGGTGAGCATGAGCCGCGAGACGACCTTCGAGCGCGATCTGCACGCCGTGCGCGACCGCGCCGAGCTGGGCGCGGTCTTCACCCGGTTGTGCGAGCAGGTGGCGGCCGATTTGCAACGCAAGGGCTACGCCGGCAAGACCATTGGCATCAAGCTGCGCTACGACAACTTCCAAAGCGTGACACGCGACACCACCATCGACAGCTTCACAGCCGACGCCGCCACGATCCGCCGCCAAGCCGGCCTGTGCCTCAAGCGCGTGGACCTCACACGGCGCATCCGCCTGCTGGGCGTGCGTGTGGGCAAACTCGTCAAACCCGGGACAGAAGAAGCCCAGGGGCCGGGCTACAGTGAACAAGAAACAACCCCTGCCCGAACCGCTAGAGAGAGACCCTCCGATGACTACACCGACCTGCTTTTCCCTGAGCTCGACTGA
- a CDS encoding DUF3079 domain-containing protein — translation MSKRFPIHPSHPERNCWGCDRYCKAGDMLCGNGSDRTQHPEETLGPDWVDVLGFSSETTPAASEAPESGPTTAASCVHP, via the coding sequence ATGAGCAAACGGTTCCCCATCCACCCGTCCCATCCCGAGCGCAACTGCTGGGGGTGTGACCGCTATTGCAAAGCCGGCGACATGCTCTGCGGCAATGGCTCGGACCGCACCCAACACCCTGAGGAAACGCTGGGGCCGGACTGGGTCGATGTTCTGGGGTTTTCCTCAGAAACCACCCCTGCTGCTTCAGAAGCGCCCGAAAGCGGGCCAACAACCGCCGCATCCTGCGTGCACCCCTGA
- a CDS encoding anti-sigma factor, protein MPDTDTRTSENASAPFFKRVSTWWRALAVFLALVVMLGLAAGTSMLFQLRDQIQHLQTRLTEVPQVRDISVLLDEQQRPAMLITVTPQQGSMLIQRLNEVKEGREDSMQIWALKEGAEPRSLGVITSKYKTLEMPIAPEALQGVNELGISAEERGGVSASNGPRLPWLFKGWLVRKAQ, encoded by the coding sequence ATGCCCGACACCGATACCCGCACTTCCGAGAACGCATCCGCCCCATTTTTCAAGCGCGTCAGCACCTGGTGGCGCGCCCTGGCCGTCTTCCTCGCGCTCGTCGTGATGCTGGGCCTGGCGGCGGGTACCAGCATGCTGTTTCAGCTGCGCGATCAGATCCAGCACCTGCAAACGCGCCTGACCGAAGTGCCGCAGGTGCGCGATATTTCCGTGCTGCTCGATGAACAGCAGCGCCCGGCCATGCTGATCACGGTGACGCCCCAGCAAGGCAGCATGCTGATCCAGCGCCTCAACGAGGTGAAAGAAGGCCGTGAAGACAGCATGCAGATCTGGGCCCTCAAAGAAGGCGCCGAACCCCGCTCACTGGGCGTGATCACCAGCAAATACAAAACCCTGGAAATGCCCATCGCGCCTGAAGCACTGCAAGGTGTGAACGAACTGGGCATCAGCGCCGAAGAAAGGGGCGGCGTGTCGGCCAGCAATGGCCCCAGGCTGCCCTGGTTGTTCAAGGGCTGGCTGGTGCGCAAGGCGCAGTAA
- a CDS encoding alpha-hydroxy acid oxidase, with protein MPVITTIEDLRVLAEKRVPRMFYDYADSGSWTESTYRANSEDFQKIKLRQRVAVNMENRSTATKMVGQDVKMPVCIAPVGLTGMQSADGEIKAAKAAETFGIPFTLSTMSICSIEDIAAHTTAPFWFQLYMMRDREAMARMINRCKVAKCSALVLTLDLQVIGQRHKDLKNKMRASVIPSLGNILNIATKPRWVLGMMGTKRHTFRNLVGHVKGVSDMSSLASWTNEQFDPTLSWADVEWVKQQWGGKLILKGIMDVEDAKLAVASGADAIVVSNHGGRQLDGAPSSIEALPAIVAAVGDQIEVWMDGGIRSGQDVLKAWALGARGTMIGRAMVYGLGAMGEEGVLKALQIIHKELDVTMAFCGHTNLQHVDKGILLPGTYPR; from the coding sequence ATGCCCGTGATCACCACCATCGAAGACCTGCGTGTACTCGCCGAAAAGCGCGTGCCACGCATGTTCTACGACTACGCCGACTCGGGCTCGTGGACCGAAAGCACCTACCGCGCCAACTCGGAAGACTTCCAGAAAATCAAGCTGCGCCAACGCGTGGCGGTGAACATGGAGAACCGCTCGACCGCGACGAAAATGGTGGGGCAGGACGTCAAGATGCCCGTGTGCATCGCCCCTGTGGGGTTGACCGGCATGCAAAGCGCCGATGGCGAAATCAAAGCCGCCAAGGCCGCCGAGACCTTTGGCATTCCGTTCACGCTGTCCACCATGAGCATCTGCTCCATCGAAGACATCGCGGCCCACACCACGGCACCCTTCTGGTTTCAGCTCTACATGATGCGCGACCGCGAAGCCATGGCCCGCATGATCAACCGTTGCAAGGTCGCCAAATGCAGCGCCCTGGTGCTCACGCTCGACCTGCAGGTGATCGGCCAGCGCCACAAGGACCTGAAGAACAAGATGCGCGCCTCGGTCATTCCGAGCCTGGGCAACATCCTCAACATCGCGACCAAACCGCGCTGGGTACTGGGCATGATGGGCACCAAGCGCCACACGTTCCGCAACCTCGTGGGGCACGTGAAAGGCGTCAGCGACATGAGTTCGCTCGCCTCCTGGACCAACGAACAGTTCGACCCGACCCTGTCGTGGGCCGATGTTGAATGGGTCAAGCAGCAATGGGGCGGCAAGCTCATCCTCAAAGGCATCATGGATGTAGAAGATGCCAAGCTGGCCGTGGCCAGCGGGGCGGATGCCATCGTGGTCAGCAACCACGGTGGCCGCCAGCTCGACGGCGCGCCCTCCAGCATCGAAGCACTGCCCGCCATCGTTGCGGCCGTGGGCGATCAGATCGAAGTCTGGATGGACGGCGGCATCCGCAGCGGCCAAGATGTGCTCAAGGCCTGGGCGCTGGGCGCTCGCGGCACCATGATCGGCCGCGCCATGGTCTACGGCCTGGGCGCCATGGGCGAAGAAGGCGTGTTGAAAGCGCTGCAGATCATCCACAAGGAGCTGGACGTGACCATGGCGTTTTGCGGTCACACCAACTTGCAGCATGTCGACAAAGGCATACTCCTACCCGGTACCTACCCGCGATAA
- a CDS encoding bifunctional aminoglycoside phosphotransferase/ATP-binding protein has protein sequence MVDSLPPLIQALLSADRYAHPVGNVSVIETHGAWVLLAGEFAYKIKKPVHFPFMDFSTLNARRRACETEVRVNRRFQTHDRPATQLYLGVLPLFGTPDQPRWGSLGTQGEGEDQAFEFAVQMRRFDESQRLDHLCERGALTPDHIRSLARRMAAFQTRAAVADPAKRWGHPAAAMRWPRDNFQTLAASLPSETDAALVRQLRDWTDESFGSIEPLLSRRRQKDRVREGHGDLHLANLVLIDGEVLPFDGIEFNDELRWIDVANDMAFAWMDLLHQQQPGLANLLLSEWLDASGDVSAPAVWGFFASYRAGVRAKIAAIRLGQLGGEGRSPEADASLVQARRYLELARDISRPPPPQLIITHGLSGSGKTWASGRWLQAEASGRAIRLRSDVERKRLHGMNALAPTGSEMNAGLYSAQSHGDTYASLLARARNLIHDGWSVLIDAAFLRVAERQAFAALAQAAQCPFHILAPSAPIDVLRARITARQAQGHDASEATVAVLEQQLGWLEPLTETERAACLPTLN, from the coding sequence ATGGTCGATTCTTTGCCCCCCCTGATCCAGGCCCTGCTGTCGGCTGACCGGTACGCCCACCCCGTGGGCAACGTCTCGGTGATTGAAACCCACGGTGCCTGGGTGCTGCTGGCCGGCGAATTCGCCTACAAGATCAAAAAGCCAGTGCACTTTCCGTTCATGGATTTCAGCACGCTCAACGCCCGGCGCCGCGCTTGCGAGACCGAAGTCCGGGTCAACCGGCGGTTCCAGACGCACGACCGCCCCGCCACGCAGCTGTACCTTGGCGTGTTGCCCCTGTTCGGCACACCCGATCAGCCGCGCTGGGGGAGCCTCGGCACCCAGGGCGAAGGCGAAGACCAGGCTTTCGAATTCGCGGTGCAGATGCGGCGATTTGACGAATCCCAGCGGCTGGACCACTTGTGTGAGCGCGGAGCGCTCACACCCGATCACATCCGTTCGCTGGCTCGGCGCATGGCGGCGTTTCAGACCAGGGCCGCGGTGGCGGACCCGGCCAAGCGCTGGGGGCACCCGGCCGCGGCCATGCGCTGGCCACGCGACAATTTCCAGACACTCGCTGCCTCGCTCCCCAGCGAGACCGATGCCGCCCTGGTTCGCCAGCTGCGCGACTGGACCGACGAAAGCTTTGGCTCCATCGAACCCCTGCTGTCCCGGCGACGGCAAAAAGACCGGGTGCGCGAAGGCCACGGCGACCTGCATCTGGCCAACCTGGTGTTGATCGATGGCGAAGTCTTGCCTTTTGACGGCATCGAGTTCAACGACGAACTGCGCTGGATCGATGTGGCCAACGACATGGCCTTTGCCTGGATGGACCTGCTCCACCAACAACAACCTGGCCTGGCCAACCTGCTTTTGAGTGAGTGGCTGGACGCCAGTGGCGATGTGTCCGCGCCCGCTGTGTGGGGCTTTTTCGCCAGCTACCGCGCGGGGGTGCGCGCCAAGATCGCTGCGATTCGCCTGGGCCAGCTGGGCGGCGAGGGGCGGTCGCCCGAGGCCGACGCCAGCCTGGTGCAAGCGCGGCGCTACCTGGAACTGGCGAGGGACATCAGCCGCCCGCCCCCACCGCAGTTGATCATCACCCACGGCCTCTCGGGCAGCGGCAAAACCTGGGCGTCTGGCCGCTGGCTGCAAGCCGAGGCCAGCGGACGCGCCATCCGCCTGCGCTCCGATGTGGAACGCAAACGCCTGCATGGCATGAACGCACTCGCCCCCACCGGATCGGAGATGAACGCAGGCCTCTACAGCGCCCAGTCCCATGGTGATACCTATGCTTCACTGCTCGCGCGCGCTCGCAACCTGATCCATGACGGCTGGAGTGTGCTGATCGACGCTGCCTTTCTTCGCGTCGCGGAGCGCCAGGCTTTTGCCGCCCTGGCCCAGGCCGCCCAATGCCCGTTTCACATCCTGGCGCCGAGCGCCCCGATTGACGTGCTGCGCGCGCGGATCACGGCACGGCAGGCGCAGGGCCACGACGCCTCCGAGGCCACGGTAGCCGTACTGGAACAGCAGCTGGGCTGGCTGGAGCCGTTGACCGAAACCGAGCGCGCAGCGTGCTTGCCTACGCTCAACTGA
- a CDS encoding ATP-binding protein — protein MTLPTSQRGSSFRHSFEAVARGRYLMPVVLALGVTTMAVNESTFQHSFGTLNTGIALTDARVQAAETLQLLTDAGLYARSYILSGSPDEAVEYRATVERMQAVKQKAFDLVSKVDPQGQVSVEAVEQLVNEHIRSTDEWVMLVARGDTEAALTAAVSSTNRERRDRLREAFASVLESAAGIQQGARFSLYNALSMSRFAVHLLALAAVLSMFMFRRQLRLGDEQLAKEQLLLADRVKERTAELTEMATHLVHAREDERAHIARELHDEMGGLLTAMKLDFARLRRLPDMPDKATERMASIEARLNEGIALKRRIIENLRPSSLEQLGLVPALDILCRDMSAALSRPVHADLQPVNVENAAELTLYRIAQESLTNAGKYAHCSRIEVQLKQAGGSVTLRVHDDGRGFQPQQVTHGRHGLVGMRVRVESHGGRLNLKSAPGQGTTIEATLPVQDTRKAPPDTARS, from the coding sequence ATGACGCTCCCCACCTCTCAACGAGGCAGCTCCTTTCGCCATTCCTTCGAAGCCGTGGCCCGGGGCCGCTACCTGATGCCGGTGGTGCTCGCGCTGGGGGTGACCACCATGGCGGTCAACGAGAGCACCTTCCAGCATTCCTTCGGCACGCTCAACACAGGCATCGCCCTGACCGACGCCCGCGTCCAGGCGGCCGAAACCCTGCAACTGCTCACCGATGCCGGCTTGTATGCCCGCTCATACATCCTTTCGGGCTCACCCGACGAGGCCGTGGAATACCGCGCCACGGTGGAGCGCATGCAGGCAGTGAAACAAAAGGCCTTCGACCTGGTGAGCAAAGTCGACCCCCAGGGCCAGGTCTCTGTCGAGGCGGTCGAACAACTGGTCAATGAACACATTCGCAGCACGGATGAATGGGTGATGCTGGTGGCCCGGGGCGATACCGAAGCGGCGCTGACGGCCGCCGTGAGCAGCACAAACAGGGAACGGCGGGACCGCTTGCGCGAAGCGTTCGCCAGCGTACTGGAGAGCGCAGCGGGCATCCAGCAGGGTGCGCGCTTTTCGCTCTACAACGCCTTGTCCATGAGCCGCTTTGCCGTTCACCTGCTGGCCCTCGCCGCCGTGTTGAGCATGTTCATGTTCCGGCGCCAGTTGCGCCTGGGCGATGAGCAACTGGCCAAAGAGCAGTTGCTGCTGGCCGACCGGGTCAAGGAGCGCACGGCCGAGCTGACGGAGATGGCCACCCACCTGGTGCACGCCCGCGAAGACGAACGCGCCCACATCGCTCGGGAACTGCACGATGAAATGGGCGGGTTGCTCACCGCCATGAAGCTCGACTTCGCCCGCCTGCGCCGCCTGCCCGACATGCCCGACAAGGCCACGGAGCGCATGGCCTCGATCGAAGCACGTCTCAACGAAGGCATCGCCCTCAAACGCCGCATCATCGAGAATTTGCGGCCGTCGTCGCTGGAGCAATTGGGACTGGTCCCGGCACTGGATATCTTGTGCCGCGACATGTCTGCGGCCCTGAGCAGACCCGTGCATGCCGATCTGCAACCCGTGAATGTCGAAAATGCTGCCGAGCTCACCCTCTACCGCATCGCACAGGAGTCTCTGACCAACGCCGGCAAATACGCCCATTGCAGTCGGATCGAGGTGCAGCTCAAACAAGCCGGGGGGTCGGTGACCCTGCGGGTGCACGACGATGGACGCGGTTTTCAACCGCAGCAAGTAACCCATGGCCGCCACGGCCTTGTCGGCATGCGTGTTCGCGTGGAGTCCCACGGTGGCCGCCTGAACTTGAAGAGCGCGCCAGGCCAGGGCACCACCATCGAAGCCACCTTGCCGGTGCAGGACACGCGCAAGGCACCGCCCGACACCGCCCGCAGTTGA
- a CDS encoding CHASE3 domain-containing protein, translated as MHTLESDQAQLIEPPPSRAKSPPSPALLLAWRPFLVALLSVALALTLVVSLEWSYQRASSSLSTMQKRDTARIAAETLLRRLIDAETAQRGFLLTGRESYLRPFTDADHDVDTALKQLNAMYAESPAFQALVASVGISAETKLTELRLSLRWYRDGDEAAWRGLLMSDLGWERMQSVRHSVRTLIEEATTAADQEQQTIEQSLQWGRLAVHFTTLMAVLWLVFFLRKSAALQRAHEEHTDAIAEEHDRLEHNVAQRTQELAALNLHLQTLREGERGRLARSLHDELGATLTAAKLDVTRLRRAAEPLSPAMQERLQHLATEIDSGIGIKRRMMEELMPPALHNLGLRTALEILAADFRERHAAEVQIDFEQVDADEAGRNALFRVVQESLRNIEQYSGATQVTLRLSGRQGQASIEVHDNGIGFDTRQLTARSGAAPGDSPKGHGLKQLQYRLELAGGQFSVSSSASQGTTIRASVPLSSTTD; from the coding sequence ATGCACACCCTTGAATCGGATCAGGCGCAGCTGATCGAGCCGCCGCCAAGCAGGGCCAAGTCGCCCCCCTCACCGGCGCTGCTGCTCGCCTGGCGCCCTTTTCTTGTGGCCTTGCTCTCGGTGGCCTTGGCCCTCACCCTGGTGGTTTCCCTGGAGTGGTCCTACCAACGCGCCAGCAGTTCGCTGTCGACCATGCAAAAGCGCGATACGGCGCGGATCGCAGCGGAGACCCTGCTGCGACGCCTCATCGATGCAGAGACCGCCCAGCGCGGTTTTTTGCTCACGGGGCGTGAGTCGTACCTGCGCCCCTTCACAGACGCCGACCACGATGTGGACACCGCTTTGAAGCAGCTCAATGCGATGTACGCCGAGAGCCCTGCCTTTCAGGCACTGGTGGCTTCGGTGGGCATCAGTGCGGAGACCAAGTTGACCGAGCTGAGGCTTTCATTGCGCTGGTACCGCGATGGCGACGAAGCCGCCTGGCGCGGGCTGCTGATGTCTGACCTGGGCTGGGAACGCATGCAGTCGGTGCGGCATTCGGTGCGCACGCTCATTGAGGAAGCCACCACAGCCGCCGACCAGGAACAGCAGACCATCGAGCAATCCTTGCAATGGGGCCGCCTGGCCGTTCACTTCACCACCTTGATGGCGGTGCTCTGGCTGGTTTTTTTCCTGCGCAAGAGTGCAGCCTTGCAGCGCGCGCACGAAGAGCACACCGACGCCATCGCCGAAGAACACGATCGCCTGGAGCACAACGTGGCCCAGCGCACCCAGGAGCTGGCGGCTCTCAACCTGCACCTGCAAACGCTGCGCGAGGGCGAGCGCGGTCGCCTTGCGCGGTCATTGCACGATGAGCTGGGCGCCACCCTGACAGCGGCCAAGCTTGACGTCACCCGGCTGCGGCGCGCCGCCGAACCCCTGAGCCCGGCGATGCAAGAACGCTTGCAACACCTCGCGACCGAAATCGATTCCGGCATCGGCATCAAACGCCGCATGATGGAAGAGTTGATGCCCCCTGCGCTGCACAACCTCGGCCTGCGCACCGCGCTGGAAATTCTGGCCGCCGATTTTCGCGAGCGCCACGCCGCCGAAGTGCAGATCGACTTCGAACAGGTCGACGCAGACGAAGCCGGGCGCAACGCGCTGTTCCGGGTGGTGCAGGAAAGCCTGCGCAACATCGAGCAGTACTCCGGCGCCACGCAGGTCACGCTCCGGCTGAGCGGGCGTCAAGGCCAGGCCAGCATTGAAGTCCACGACAATGGCATTGGCTTTGACACCCGGCAACTGACTGCGCGCAGCGGTGCGGCGCCAGGCGATTCACCCAAAGGCCACGGCTTGAAGCAATTGCAATACCGACTGGAATTGGCCGGCGGCCAATTCAGCGTGTCCTCGTCGGCCAGCCAAGGCACGACCATCCGTGCCAGCGTACCGCTGTCATCCACGACAGACTGA
- a CDS encoding response regulator encodes MTTLRALIVEDNPVILNNLIATLEELSDLRVVSAVGNEKEAIQELITRAPELDLVIIDIFLTSGSGLGVLKYARDLDMPARRVVLTNYATPDMRRRCTELGADQVFDKSSELEELIEYCDKLAKA; translated from the coding sequence ATGACCACCCTGCGCGCGCTCATCGTCGAGGACAACCCTGTGATCCTCAACAACCTCATCGCCACTCTGGAAGAGCTGTCGGATTTGCGCGTGGTGAGTGCGGTGGGCAACGAAAAAGAGGCGATTCAGGAGCTGATCACCCGCGCGCCCGAACTGGACCTCGTGATCATTGACATTTTCCTCACCTCCGGCAGCGGGCTCGGCGTCTTGAAATATGCGCGCGACCTGGACATGCCGGCCCGGCGCGTGGTGCTCACCAACTACGCCACGCCTGACATGCGTCGCCGCTGCACGGAGCTGGGCGCCGACCAGGTCTTTGACAAGTCCAGTGAGCTGGAAGAGTTGATTGAATACTGCGACAAACTGGCCAAGGCCTGA
- a CDS encoding BON domain-containing protein, which translates to MNNRFALIFTLAIGTAYLTGCAVARDQQTVGSFIDDSTITTQVKARFADNPNVSALSIKVETLKGVVQLAGFAKSADERDSAEIIARRVSGVKDVVNDIVVRP; encoded by the coding sequence ATGAACAACCGCTTTGCCCTCATCTTCACCCTGGCCATTGGCACCGCCTACCTGACCGGCTGCGCCGTCGCCCGCGACCAACAAACGGTGGGCTCTTTCATCGACGACTCAACCATCACCACCCAGGTCAAAGCGCGCTTTGCCGACAACCCCAACGTCAGCGCCTTGTCCATCAAGGTGGAGACCCTCAAGGGCGTGGTGCAACTCGCCGGTTTTGCCAAGTCCGCCGATGAACGCGACAGCGCCGAGATCATTGCCCGACGCGTCTCGGGCGTGAAAGACGTGGTCAACGACATCGTGGTTCGCCCGTAA
- a CDS encoding ferritin-like domain-containing protein, which produces MKLDPRGLAAARKNLDDGAHTPAYGAWRDDMVQLLNDALATELTCVLRYRRHHFTAKGLASPKIAEEFLVHANEELAHADRLAERIVQLGGKPDFNPSGLAKRSHAEYDDSTDLKAMIKANLVAERVAVESYRQMIDLIGSKDSTTRRLLEDILADEEEHADELSDWLAT; this is translated from the coding sequence ATGAAACTGGACCCACGCGGCCTGGCCGCCGCGCGCAAAAACCTCGACGACGGCGCTCACACCCCCGCCTACGGCGCTTGGCGTGACGACATGGTGCAGCTGCTCAACGATGCGCTCGCCACCGAACTCACCTGTGTGCTGCGCTACCGGCGCCACCACTTCACCGCCAAGGGCCTGGCTTCACCCAAGATCGCAGAAGAGTTTCTGGTGCACGCCAACGAAGAGCTGGCCCATGCCGACCGGCTGGCCGAACGCATCGTGCAACTGGGTGGCAAGCCCGATTTCAACCCCTCCGGACTGGCCAAGCGCAGCCACGCCGAATACGACGACTCCACCGATCTCAAAGCCATGATCAAGGCCAACCTCGTGGCCGAACGGGTGGCCGTGGAGAGCTACCGCCAGATGATCGATCTCATTGGCAGCAAGGATTCCACGACCCGTCGCCTGCTGGAAGACATCCTGGCCGACGAAGAAGAGCACGCCGACGAGCTTTCGGACTGGCTGGCCACCTGA